A window of Pseudophryne corroboree isolate aPseCor3 chromosome 12, aPseCor3.hap2, whole genome shotgun sequence contains these coding sequences:
- the LOC134980762 gene encoding olfactory receptor 6N1-like: MLETNKTTVKYFILLAFADLNQFQNILVFVFLLTYITCIMGNVAIIVLVRVDPSLHTVMYFFISVFAILEIVLVTVSVPKLLANLISANNVISFTDCFTQMYIFLSLGATECYLLVVMVFDRHLAINNPLHYQAIMTPTFCIKLALLPWIIGFAIIFVPVIITVHLDFCGPNEIDHFICDLAPLQNLACSDPFISNISTSAVALLNGALTFITIIGFYIRIIMMVSKIKSEKGKQKAFSTCTSHLIIATLFYGTGTIVYVKPKGSHYDKYIAFMYTAFTPMINPFIYTFRNRDVKKALKNSINHLINIVSM, from the coding sequence ATGTTGGAAACTAACAAAACCAcagtaaaatattttattttgttgGCTTTTGCTGATTTGAACCAATTCCAGAATATTCTTGTCTTTGTTTTTCTATTGACCTACATTACATGTATCATGGGGAATGTTGCTATCATTGTTCTTGTTAGAGTAGATCCTTCTCTTCATACCGTAATGTATTTTTTTATTAGTGTATTCGCTATTTTAGAAATTGTACTTGTGACTGTCAGTGTCCCAAAACTGTTAGCCAATCTGATTTCAGCTAATAATGTTATTTCTTTCACTGACTGCTTTACTCAAATGTACATTTTCCTTTCCTTGGGTGCAACTGAATGCTATCTTCTTGTAGTAATGGTCTTTGACCGACACCTAGCTATTAACAATCCCTTACACTACCAAGCTATAATGACACCTACGTTTTGTATTAAGTTGGCACTTTTACCATGGATCATAGGATTTGCTATTATTTTTGTCCCAGTTATCATCACAGTGCATTTGGACTTCTGTGGTCCTAATGAGATTGACCACTTCATCTGTGACTTGGCTCCGCTGCAGAATTTAGCATGTTCTGATCCCTTTATTAGCAACATATCTACAAGTGCAGTTGCTCTACTAAATGGTGCTCTGACCTTTATTACAATCATAGGATTCTACATCCGTATAATAATGATGGTTTCAAAGATCAAGAGTGagaaaggaaaacagaaggcatttTCTACATGTACATCTCACCTCATCATAGCCACTCTATTTTATGGAACAGGCACCATTGTGTATGTAAAACCAAAAGGAAGCCATTATGACAAATATATTGCTTTTATGTACACAGCATTCACACCTATGATTAACCCTTTTATTTATACCTTTAGAAATAGGGATGTAAAAAAGGCTTTAAAGAATTCAATAAACCATCTAATAAATATAGTTTcaatgtaa